CAATTTCCAACATGATTTAACTGAAATACATACATCACATTTTGATTTTTCTCTGTCGGTACAACTAAATTAGAACATTTCATTACAATTCACTACACCTTTGCGGCGTGTTGATTGGTTCATTGTTTAGCATCACAAATTGTCATGCAACGTTATAGTTTCAAAAACAGTGACGAGTGGGCAGGGTCTCTCTCCACGACATACACATGTGGATCAGGCGAGTGCAATAGGTGGTCATTGTGGTGAAACATGTCAAAACATAAACAACATTTAAACATCAAcagtaaaaattatattttctggtTTTGGCATTAAATGATTTATTATGAATAGAGAAATTAAGGTACTAGGTAGTCGTAATATATCATGATTTGAGGGAATGAAGCAGATAACTTCATTATTTTGAATTTAGTTATCATATCCCTGataaacagagtccagtcactatTTAAAAAATGAACAGTAAATATTGAATTTGTAATTGGTTTTCAAGAGGCAAATCCCAGGTGGTAATTTACCAGAAGTGGGGAAGATTCCAGATAGTACGCCAGTTCTTTCTCAATCCAACTTATTTCTAGTTGATGTTACTCTGGGAAACATTCCATAACCAGGTGGTCCAGGTGAATAGGATGTACGGTACCAGCCGCGATAGGTAATGTGCCAGCACAGGGTCCCCACCACTGCACCAATCACGCTCTGTGTATAGCAAGGTGCATAGAGAGCTGTGCAAAGCAAAAGCATATTGTACAATCCCAGAAGACTGGCATTCAGCAAGAAGACTAAGTGCAGAGCAGTGCCAGCGGGGTAGCCCCTTCGCAGATAGCGCACAAACACAGCTAGCTCTTCTGCCAAAGACAAGCTGCATAAGGTGAGGGTAAAGGTTTGGGGAGAAATATGATAACCCTGCCATTGGTGCCCTTCTGCTTGACAGCTATGTCTACTTTCCAGCCGAGGTAGAAGCAGTGTACCAGGTGGCATTGGCTGATGACAGGAGCCAGTTAGATCCTCCAAGAGCTTGAATAAATAGGGAATACCTTGGCACATAGCTGTACTTACTCCCAGCCTTGCCAGGTGCTTTAGACAGAGCAGTGGACGACCAGTGGGTACCAAAGACACCAGCAAAACAAATCCACAGAGGAGCAGAAACGTCCAACCGCAGGAGCAGTGCACGAACTTCCTGTGGAAGGAGGGGAGTTAGTGTGCGTGCTGCTTGGGAGAGCACAAACTATaggtgagaatgaaagtttgtaAAGGTCAAATTTATACATGCAACAAATATGAACTCTTTGTTAAATACTCTGAAAATTACAGTAGTCTGTTTTTATcttaatatctatataaaaatacaattattatgtTGACTCAAACCTTTGACTATTTTGCCATTTCACTTTTAAAGGTTTTttctatatatcatttttataatttggaCTTTCACTTAGTGTTTCTATGAATGTCCACAACAAACATTCTCAAGTTTCAGCAGATACATACAGATCAGGTTTTTAGAATACTCCTATGTAAGCACACCATGTATTTAATCACTAGTTCTGTGGTCGTCACTAAGGGAAGCACAGAGAGGTGTGAAAACTGGACTGTCTGCAGCTACCACTGGGGTCTAGTGATCTTTAAACTCTGaatgtgttttaaataatgaatattttCACAAAtaccaaatatatttagaattaaataactataaaatgttataaaaaaagaaaaaaatatttatgcaaaaatattttaaatcttgACTAAtacttaggctgagtacacactacaggtttgtaAGCCAACTATCGGGCCAAACACCTAATAAACAGCCgtttggcccgatattgcattagtgtgaatcaactttaggagacggtcctggagcttgctggatgttcatgggcaccctgaagccttattcacaactattgaacctctctccttgaagttctttatGATCCGATACATGatttatttaggtgcaatctagcagcaaaatccttgcctgtgaagcccttgtTGTGGAGAGCAAttatgactgcacgtgtttccttgcagataaccatggttaacagaggaagaacaatgatttcaagcaccaacctccttttaaagcttccagtatgttattataactcaatcagcatgacagagtgatctccatccttgccctcgtcaacactctcacctgtgttaactagagaatcactgacctgatgttagctggtctttttgtggcagggctgaaatgctggAAATGTTGTTTATGCAATgaagttaattgtcatggcaaagagggactttgaaattaattgcaattcatctgatcactcttcatgacattctggagtatatgcaatttgccattataaaaactgaggcagcagactttgtgaaaaatagttAGCAACAACTAACTACACTTCTCTTGGAccacatgaagagcacagatctgaaggtaaattggtgtatagtgtgtacatatgaatcggcagaccgattggaacttcagtcgtttgtaaaatcgttagtgataacaaattggttgaaagtttttgtagtgtgtacccagccttacaaaaCATCAAACCCACAACAAAACCTCTGGTACAAACTCCCGAAGTTCCAACACATTTTATTATTGATGTTTCCTTAGCTAAATTACTTAATTGATGTTTAAAACCACCCACATACCCAATGGATTTATTCAGTCCCAGTAACCGCAATAATAAATTAAGTGGAAAGTTGAGGAGCAAAGTATTTTTATGAGATGGTTTTGTTGGAGCATCTGTAACATGTCTTTGTCTTTAGAATGGTCTGACCACTTATATTTTAATCCTTAAATTACTATTACTTCAGTACATCTACAAAATTAAAGTTAAATGTTTGATCGCTTGAGAAATGTACCCCAAAGGGCTGCTTTGAGGATTTGCTAATCATTTTTAGAGTGCAGTTCCCATGGGCCTTTTAGAATGCCAGTTTTCTGAAGTAATGAAACGCTCTCAGTGTAACATTAAAGTAATTTGGAAACACTGTTGCTAAGTCACACCAGATCAATTGTATTGTCAAAATGCTGCGTGCAGCAATTTGACAACGGACATTGCTTTGGTGTGAATGGGGAGAAGCATTTCCCATTCACAGCCGTTTATGAATTTACTAGTCAGAAAACTGCACCATTATAAAATGGGCAACTTAGCCATGAACTGTGGATTTTTAACAAATTTACATTTAACACTAATTTACACAGTGTACAACCTAGAGAAAGCATATGAAAGGGTGATGTTAAAATATGTACTTTATGACAGTGCAAAATTATGGATGCTGTTGTTTTCTCTTCTGCCATGAGCCTATATTGTGTCTCATAGGTAATGCCATGGTGCCAAGATGGCAGTGCTCTATTTGGTGGGAGGAGCTGGATGGATTATGCTGTTATTTGCAGAACGTGGGGTTAGGCACAGTAATGCCATTAATTATACACACAATAGCAAAAAATTGGATTTATTTAAAGGTTGATATACTAAAATGAACACAATGCACAACATGCTGTACACACATTCTCAGAAGTGATAGAGATAAGTTGTTAGCGACTACTTTTAATATGATGCCTGTGGGGTCAACCAGGAGAACTTTACTAGGGAAAGAGTATTTATATGCATGACAACCAAAGTAAAAGCATTAAAGTGGACAGaagtgacacatgaaataaacagTTATGCTCTATTCTTATGACTTTaatgagaaaaatgtaaaagttgtaaTATAAGGGGTGAGGGTCCTGAAAGTGATAGCATGGCTACTTTAGCTGGCATGCACTGTACTATTACCCGCACATATATATGCGATGATGACTAATCAGGAGCACTACCTAACCTTTTATGATGGCTGATTGCAACTTCACCACTCCAGTTTATAGTACTTAAATAATTAGTGTGGTTTCTAGATTAtatttttccatttggactgtggCAGAAAGATTTGAAtgttaaaggggaaaacaacaacagtgttaattatactttatataaatacgactcttgcatttattaataacattattcagacactattttctcttgtgtatgtgagacttcaatacattattatattttgtacaaataggataatgtgaCTTTAGATTTACTATTAACAATGTCAAACCACACCTCTATGCTATCCCTACACTATAGTATAAATAGTTGCTGCAACTGGTGCAAATGCTACTGGCCATGGGCACATACCTACATACATAAAAAGCATAaatcctctagaatgtaagctctcacgggcagagtcctctctacctattgtccgcatttgtcctgtcatgtcttttgctgcattctgtgtgagtccccataacattactcacactcatctgtgctacttattaCATCTGTATGTTACTTGCTTCTGATTCCGCCGCTATGGAATCTGGTGCCTcctagataaataataataaatgcatccAAATCTAATTGAGCCTCATAGTGTATACAATGTGACTACTGCATAGGCAACCTTTCAAAATGAAGGTAGAGTGTAAGCTTCTAAATTAAGAAATGGAAATTGACATGTGAGCAAATTTGAAAATATCCTGGAAGCCAACTTATATAGAATGTGCAATGTTTTGTAAACCATAAATAGCATGCTAATTGTATGGAGGAATCTGGTTATTTTGCAATGACTGCAAACTCCTTGGAAGAAATCCACATTGCAATAAGGTTTGCATTTCTTTTTTCTCATAGCAATAAGATCTCTCATAAAGTAGTAGTAACTATAGGTGAAACAGCTTCATGAACCAGAAATGTTGTGCTTTTGTGTTTTAGCATAGAGTTGAGCAACATCATTAATAGAAACTTCTAAATTATATCTAAGTTGTTATACCTGGAAATACTGTAAAATAGAACATTTGCTAAtagctgtatactgtacataatgaTAATGACAATCTGCTAGTCACCAGTCCATACTGACTGTATGGGATACACATCAACAAACATATACACTGCCTTTTACAAAACATTAATCAAAAAAGAAGGGGTAATAATGCACATTGCCAAAACATGTCCAAaaatgtgttatatacaaaaCATGCCATATGGATCTCAGATAGCTAAAAGTGCTGTAATAAAGGGATGATTGCAAAAGAGCAATGTTATACTTGCAGAATGTGacattgctatataaataagaataatattgtacactgaaatacatTGAGCTTGCATATGGGACCAATTGGAAATCTTACATGACTTGATCAATATGGAAAGTGTAGGACAATGCACTTGGTATGAGTATAAATGTAGACAGAAATATAATGAAGTGTATGGCATACATAATGTTATGTTACCATTAAGGTAATCGCCAGAAAGAGTACATTGATCTCCTCTGTTTTCACTGTTGGCACTTATAGAGCACAAAACGGCTGTTACTGACATGGCCCTCAATTGCACCAAAGAATATAGGCTTGTGGAGCGTCAATGGCAGATATGGAAGTTAGCACTGGCCGAGAGGAGGAGTTACTAGGTTAGGATGTGATGGCATTCCTTGCAAAGTATGGAAAAGACACACTGATGAGATTAGTTCTGCTGAGCAGTACAAAAATGATATTTTATCTTGTGGAGTAATATTATTGAAATCAGAAAGCAGTGGAGTGGGCACATTTTTAGGGACATACCTTGCGGTGCAGAGGGACGCATGGCCATTGCCACTCcacaaaataactttatttttgcagACTTAATCTGGCAGAGAATAAGTCTCATGCTATACTTTCAACTAAACACAGCTCGTGCATTACAGTTGCCCTTAGGCAAAGAACCGAGTTTATCACCAAAGTAAAAAGATTTTAACTCACATAAGTGCCAAAGGCAGTCACCATTTCCCCttactcatgattaatttaagccataaataaggctaaaacATGCACTATTTTAGCAGaaataacaaatgttttaattaataaaaggGCTGATTTTAAAGTGGTAATAGTTAGGACTTTTGTAGTGATGTTTATACTTTTACACTGTACAGAGGAGTAGACGAGCACCTTGATTTGTGCTGAGTGAATGATCCAGACACATGGGTGCAACACCAAATGTGCTTTATAAATTACCTTCACTGGTACCAAAAATACAAACTAACCATAGCTTATTTTGTATATCCAGTAATGGGATACACAGGAAACATAAATGACTGTGCACTATAGCTGGGGGTACAAGGTTAATTTAAATGCACACAGCAATAGCCAGACACACATAGAGAAAAGTACTCAACCTATTTAATTAGTTTCCATAGTTACGATCAGGCAGGGAGAGAGGAGTATTGTTAGAAAGTACAGTTTACTGAAGGAGTAGTAAATGCCAATGGTAAAACCAAAGTAAAAGAATGTAATTATTCTTGGGATAAGCACAGATCAGTTCCAGAATGAACCATTACCAAAATGTCTTGGTGTGCCTTCAGCATCATTGGGTGACATCTATGAAAACTGGTAAGAGGTGGGGTGGTCCACACAGTCTCATTTTTCTTGTGCAGTTTAGAGAatgaaagcaaaacattggttgcTACGAGTTACAGTGCAGTTTACAGCTGTAccagttttataaatgtccctatCTAGATTTCTGTGGAAAATGCTGTGTGGTAGAAGACCACTTGGCATCATAATACAGAATGCTGGCCGGTAATATAAATAACCATGGCATTTTGTGTTGCAGATAACAAAGTCACagtttttccatttaaaaaactAAAGATACAttgcaataataatcagcaggtGAAATATTAATATTGCATGGTGGTGTCAGACATGTAATGTATCAACTAGCAAAACTGAGAGCATTGAAAGGAAAAGGGTTATTACATCATTCAATATTGAGTCACAGAGCTACATGGGCTCCCCATAAGTAACACAATAGGTGACATGCTTGTATGGCAGAGTAAGAAGTAGTTGCAAGCAGGGATACAGAATATTAAGAATAGCTATGAAAGCTGCTATAATGTGCTGTACATTTCATGTATCAAACATCTGACTTTACATGCCAATGTCCAAATTTACATATTCTAAATAGTTACAAGAAGGAACCAATTCAACCCTGGTTGTCATCCCACTGTTCCTTAATGTTCCATACCAACCTAAAACTACTATTGCCAGTCAAGTTACTAGCTCACATCTTTCTGTGTACATAATATACTTACACGTTGAAGAAGTTGTTGGAGTTGGAGAAAATGCTCCGAGGGTTACTTAGTCCCTGCAGGAAGGGTGTCAGACTGACCACAGCTGCCAGCCACAAGTGATACCCTCTTCTCATACACACACTGCCCAGTACACGGGCACAGATCTCTGAGCAAACACACACCGGGGCACACATATAGTTGCTGAGAGAAGCCATGTCAGAATAGGGACTGCAAGTTAGTAAGATGGTGGTGATCAGCTCAGGGTAAGATAAACAGATTACGATAGGAAAACTTAAATCAGGAGCAATGTAATAATAGAGTTGAAGGGAAAATAAATAAGTGAAATATCAGAGAGGTGAGCGAGGTTGTAGCACAGATTAGGAAGGGTGAAAGGATTTGAAAGACAGCTTTGTACAGAGATATAACACAGCTCACTCACAGGAGACATGAAGCAACAGGCACAAATCACACAAGCAGAGACCCATACTGGAAAGAAACCGCTCCACAACAGCTGTTATCCTGCCCTTCACCCCCTCCCCAAGAAGGACAGCTCTAATCCCATCCCCCTATCAGCTGCTGAGTGCCTCACACATGACACTGGCACCCTGTCCATGTTACACTGTGTAGGAACATGAAACATTTTGGAAAGTACCCATGGTGCCATATGCCAATCTCTGCCAGCCACACAAAAATATTGTCAACGGCtgaa
The Mixophyes fleayi isolate aMixFle1 chromosome 1, aMixFle1.hap1, whole genome shotgun sequence DNA segment above includes these coding regions:
- the FITM1 gene encoding fat storage-inducing transmembrane protein 1, yielding MASLSNYMCAPVCVCSEICARVLGSVCMRRGYHLWLAAVVSLTPFLQGLSNPRSIFSNSNNFFNVKFVHCSCGWTFLLLCGFVLLVSLVPTGRPLLCLKHLARLGVSTAMCQGIPYLFKLLEDLTGSCHQPMPPGTLLLPRLESRHSCQAEGHQWQGYHISPQTFTLTLCSLSLAEELAVFVRYLRRGYPAGTALHLVFLLNASLLGLYNMLLLCTALYAPCYTQSVIGAVVGTLCWHITYRGWYRTSYSPGPPGYGMFPRVTSTRNKLD